One Brassica napus cultivar Da-Ae chromosome C2, Da-Ae, whole genome shotgun sequence DNA window includes the following coding sequences:
- the LOC125575397 gene encoding cytochrome P450 71A23-like has protein sequence MKIEMAVRLISQMFYSPFRETRVWGLRMLLWVGGTNTSSTLLEWEMSELLSHPECLKRLQEEVRTVGKGKQSVSEDHIQDMYYLKAVIKETLRLHPPFPLTVPHVSTEDVNLRGYHIPAGTQVMINLYAVGREVAIWGPDTADFKPERHLNSSVDFLSQNFEPIPFGAGRRMCPGVTARMIDEWIMMHKDPHTVNGT, from the exons ATGAAGATTGAGATGGCGGTAAGGCTGATTTCGCAGATGTTTTACTCACCCTTCAGAGAGACAAGAGTGTGGGGTTTGAG GATGCTTTTGTGGGTGGGTGGTACCAACACATCCTCCACGCTTTTGGAATGGGAAATGTCAGAGCTGTTAAGTCACCCAGAGTGTCTGAAAAGACTTCAAGAAGAAGTCCGTACCGTTGGTAAAGGAAAACAAAGCGTATCAGAAGACCACATCCAAGACATGTACTACTTAAAAGCTGTGATCAAAGAGACACTCAGGCTACATCCTCCATTTCCATTGACGGTTCCTCATGTATCAACAGAAGATGTCAACCTAAGAGGTTACCACATACCAGCCGGCACACAGGTTATGATCAATCTTTATGCGGTCGGGAGAGAGGTTGCAATATGGGGACCAGACACGGCTGACTTTAAACCGGAGAGGCATTTAAATTCGTCTGTTGATTTCTTAAGTCAGAATTTTGAGCCGATACCATTTGGAGCAGGGAGAAGAATGTGCCCAGGTGTAACGGCCCG